One Plectropomus leopardus isolate mb chromosome 1, YSFRI_Pleo_2.0, whole genome shotgun sequence DNA segment encodes these proteins:
- the irx5a gene encoding iroquois-class homeodomain protein IRX-5a isoform X2: MAYPQGYLYQPSASLALYSCPAYSTSVISGPRTEELGRSSSGSAFAPYAGSTAFTSASPGYNSHLPYSADAAAAATFTSYVSSPYDHTTGMAGSIGYHPYAAPLGTYPYGDPAYRKNATRDATATLKAWLNEHRKNPYPTKGEKIMLAIITKMTLTQVSTWFANARRRLKKENKMTWTPRNRSEDEEEDENIDLEKNDDDEPNKPLDKGDSTDTEADHKLLNPGDIGCDRFKEENHGKDTDPLLSDSELKDQEERTTELLPDSAKPTTSSPSAVPRGNQTVAQQDKPSDLSHAPGTVTSNVTSVIHSPPSAPKPKLWSLAEIATSSDRCKGSGEAPQACPGLGQSAVMGTNASPSRSSPQCPLPNSTVLSRPLYYTSPFYPGYTNYGGSFGHLHSNHGSVTTGSTAHFNGLNQTVLNRAEALVRESQKVRGQTQVDLCKDSPYELKKGMSNI; this comes from the exons ATGGCGTATCCTCAGGGCTACTTGTACCAGCCGTCCGCTTCTCTAGCCCTGTATTCATGCCCTGCGTACAGCACCAGCGTGATATCGGGACCCAGAACCGAGGAACTTGGGAGATCCTCTTCGGGATCTGCTTTTGCGCCCTATGCCGGATCTACCGCGTTCACCAGCGCCTCGCCAGGCTACAACTCCCACTTACCATACAGTGCAGACGCGGCAGCAGCTGCCACATTCACCTCGTACGTG agtTCTCCATATGACCACACCACGGGTATGGCCGGCTCAATAGGATACCACCCTTACGCAGCACCCTTGGGCACCTACCCTTACGGTGACCCAGCATACCGTAAAAACGCAACCCGGGACGCCACTGCCACCCTGAAGGCCTGGCTCAACGAGCACCGTAAAAATCCCTACCCGACCAAGGGCGAGAAGATCATGCTGGCCATCATCACCAAAATGACGCTCACCCAGGTGTCCACCTGGTTCGCCAACGCCAGGAGGAGGCTAAAGAAGGAGAACAAGATGACCTGGACCCCCCGGAACCGGagcgaggacgaggaggaggatgagaatATTGACTTGGAAAAAAACGACGACGACGAGCCAAACAAGCCCTTAGACAAGGGAGACTCCACAGACACAGAAGCAG ATCATAAACTGCTGAACCCAGGGGACATAGGCTGTGACAGATTTAAAGAGGAGAACCATGGCAAAGACACGGATCCCCTTCTGAGCGACTCGGAGTTAAAAGACCAGGAGGAGCGGACTACAGAGTTGCTCCCGGATTCCGCAAAACCAACCACTTCGTCTCCCTCGGCGGTGCCCCGGGGGAACCAGACCGTTGCGCAACAAGACAAGCCGTCAGATTTGAGCCATGCACCGGGTACGGTGACCAGCAACGTGACCTCTGTTATCCACTCGCCCCCTTCGGCCCCTAAACCCAAACTTTGGTCCCTTGCGGAGATCGCCACGTCCTCAGACAGGTGTAAGGGCAGCGGTGAGGCGCCACAGGCTTGCCCCGGTTTGGGTCAGAGCGCAGTTATGGGCACCAACGCGTCTCCATCACGGTCCTCCCCTCAGTGCCCGCTCCCCAACAGCACGGTCCTATCCAGGCCTCTGTACTACACCTCCCCTTTCTACCCCGGCTACACGAACTATGGTGGCAGTTTTGGACATCTTCACAGTAACCACGGCTCGGTAACCACGGGCTCCACGGCACATTTCAATGGATTAAACCAGACTGTGTTAAATAGAGCAGAGGCTTTGGTAAGGGAGAGCCAGAAAGTCAGAGGCCAAACGCAGGTAGATCTTTGTAAAGACTCCCCTTATGAACTAAAGAAAGGTATGTCAAACATTTAA
- the irx5a gene encoding iroquois-class homeodomain protein IRX-5a isoform X1, giving the protein MAYPQGYLYQPSASLALYSCPAYSTSVISGPRTEELGRSSSGSAFAPYAGSTAFTSASPGYNSHLPYSADAAAAATFTSYVVSKLKSSPYDHTTGMAGSIGYHPYAAPLGTYPYGDPAYRKNATRDATATLKAWLNEHRKNPYPTKGEKIMLAIITKMTLTQVSTWFANARRRLKKENKMTWTPRNRSEDEEEDENIDLEKNDDDEPNKPLDKGDSTDTEADHKLLNPGDIGCDRFKEENHGKDTDPLLSDSELKDQEERTTELLPDSAKPTTSSPSAVPRGNQTVAQQDKPSDLSHAPGTVTSNVTSVIHSPPSAPKPKLWSLAEIATSSDRCKGSGEAPQACPGLGQSAVMGTNASPSRSSPQCPLPNSTVLSRPLYYTSPFYPGYTNYGGSFGHLHSNHGSVTTGSTAHFNGLNQTVLNRAEALVRESQKVRGQTQVDLCKDSPYELKKGMSNI; this is encoded by the exons ATGGCGTATCCTCAGGGCTACTTGTACCAGCCGTCCGCTTCTCTAGCCCTGTATTCATGCCCTGCGTACAGCACCAGCGTGATATCGGGACCCAGAACCGAGGAACTTGGGAGATCCTCTTCGGGATCTGCTTTTGCGCCCTATGCCGGATCTACCGCGTTCACCAGCGCCTCGCCAGGCTACAACTCCCACTTACCATACAGTGCAGACGCGGCAGCAGCTGCCACATTCACCTCGTACGTGGTGAGTAAACTAAAG agtTCTCCATATGACCACACCACGGGTATGGCCGGCTCAATAGGATACCACCCTTACGCAGCACCCTTGGGCACCTACCCTTACGGTGACCCAGCATACCGTAAAAACGCAACCCGGGACGCCACTGCCACCCTGAAGGCCTGGCTCAACGAGCACCGTAAAAATCCCTACCCGACCAAGGGCGAGAAGATCATGCTGGCCATCATCACCAAAATGACGCTCACCCAGGTGTCCACCTGGTTCGCCAACGCCAGGAGGAGGCTAAAGAAGGAGAACAAGATGACCTGGACCCCCCGGAACCGGagcgaggacgaggaggaggatgagaatATTGACTTGGAAAAAAACGACGACGACGAGCCAAACAAGCCCTTAGACAAGGGAGACTCCACAGACACAGAAGCAG ATCATAAACTGCTGAACCCAGGGGACATAGGCTGTGACAGATTTAAAGAGGAGAACCATGGCAAAGACACGGATCCCCTTCTGAGCGACTCGGAGTTAAAAGACCAGGAGGAGCGGACTACAGAGTTGCTCCCGGATTCCGCAAAACCAACCACTTCGTCTCCCTCGGCGGTGCCCCGGGGGAACCAGACCGTTGCGCAACAAGACAAGCCGTCAGATTTGAGCCATGCACCGGGTACGGTGACCAGCAACGTGACCTCTGTTATCCACTCGCCCCCTTCGGCCCCTAAACCCAAACTTTGGTCCCTTGCGGAGATCGCCACGTCCTCAGACAGGTGTAAGGGCAGCGGTGAGGCGCCACAGGCTTGCCCCGGTTTGGGTCAGAGCGCAGTTATGGGCACCAACGCGTCTCCATCACGGTCCTCCCCTCAGTGCCCGCTCCCCAACAGCACGGTCCTATCCAGGCCTCTGTACTACACCTCCCCTTTCTACCCCGGCTACACGAACTATGGTGGCAGTTTTGGACATCTTCACAGTAACCACGGCTCGGTAACCACGGGCTCCACGGCACATTTCAATGGATTAAACCAGACTGTGTTAAATAGAGCAGAGGCTTTGGTAAGGGAGAGCCAGAAAGTCAGAGGCCAAACGCAGGTAGATCTTTGTAAAGACTCCCCTTATGAACTAAAGAAAGGTATGTCAAACATTTAA